Part of the Georgenia sp. TF02-10 genome, AGCCACGACGTGGAGTTCCTGGCCGGGTGCGCGGACCGGGTGGTGCTGCTGGCCGACGGTGAGGTGGTCGCCGACGGGGCGGCCGACGAGGTGCTCCTGGCCTCCCCCGCCTTCGCTCCCCAGGTGGCGAAGATCCTCGCCCCGGTGCCGCTGCTCACCGTGGCCCAGGTCCGCGCGGCCCTCGGGGCGGAGCCGTGAGCCCGCTCCGCCGAGGACCAGCCGGGGACCGGGGCGCGGCAGGCGACCACGGGCTCGCAGACGACCGCGGCCCAGCCGGCGCTCGGGCCCTGCCGCTCACCCGGCGCACTGCCGTCGCCCTCACCCTGGTCACCGCGGTTGGGCTGATGGCGTTCCTCTGGCCCCTGCTCGCCGAGTCCGGCGCCACGCTCACCGACGGCACCACCGCCCCGCTCGTCCTCGGCGTCGTGGTCCTGGCGGTCCTGGCCGTGCTGTTCGTCGGCCTCGCCGACGGTGGCATCGACGTCAAGGCCATCGCCGTCCTCGGCCTGCTGGCCGCGCTGGGCGCCGTGCTGCGCCCGCTCGCCGCCGGCACCGCGGGGGTGGAGACGGTATTCGTGACGATCATCCTGGGTGGGCGGGTGCTCGGGCCGGGCTTCGGGTTCGTGCTGGGCTCGACGACGATCTTCGCCTCCGCGCTCCTCACCGGCGGGGTCGGGCCGTGGCTGCCGTTCCAGATGCTCGGCGCATCCTGGGTGGGGCTCGGTGCCGGGCTGCTGCCCGGCCGGGCCCGCGGCGGCCGTGAACTGGCGGTGCTGGCGGCCTACGGCGCTGTGGCCTCGCTGGGGTACGGGCTGCTGATGAACCTGTCCTTCTGGCCCTTCCAGCTGGGCGGGGCCACCGCCCTGTCCTACGTCCCCGGCGCCGGGGTGGGTGAGAACCTGCACCGGTTCGTCCTCTACAGCGTGACGACCTCCCTCGGCTGGGACTTGGGCCGCGCGATCACCACCGCGGTGGGCGTCCTCGTGCTCGGCCGCCCCGTCCTGGCCACGCTGCGCCGGGCGGCGCGCCGCGCCCGGTTCGGCCCGCCGGCCGGTCCGGCCGAACCGGCTCGTCCCGCCGGGCCGTCCCGCCGGCCCGCCGCAGCGCCGGCCGTGCAGGAAGTAACACAATCTCCGCCGGAGCGAGGGCGGCGGCCCGACCTTTCCGCATGATCGCGTAGCCGCCGGAGGCTCGCGGAGGCAGATTGTGTTACTTCTCGCACGCCCCGGACGGGCGGACGCCCGACGTAGGCCGAGGCTCTCGGCCCGGGTCCCGGGCCCGGGACCCCGGGCCCGTGAGGCGGGCAGGCGGCACCGAGCCCGCGCCGCTACTCCGCCAGGAACACGTACCTGGCCACCAGCAGCGCGGCGACGACGTAGAGGATCGGGTGCACCTGGCGGCCGCGGCCGGTGAAGAGCTTGATGGCGCAGTAGGTGATGACGCCGAAGCTCACCCCGTTGGCGATGGAGAAGGTCAGCGGCATGGACAGGATCGTCAGGAATGCCGGCACCCCCTCGGAGATCTCGTCCCAGGCGATGTGCCGGATGCCCTCCATCATCATCGCGCCGACCAGGATGAGCGCCGGCGCGGTGGCCGCGCCCGGGACCGCGCCGGCGACCGGCCAGAGGAACATCGACGCCGCGAACAGCACCCCGGTGGTCGTGGACGTCAGCCCGGTGCGGCCGCCGTCCTCGATCCCGGCAGCGCTCTCCACGTACGCCGTCGTCGTCGAGGTGCCCATGAACGCGCCGAACATCGCGGCCAGGCCGTCCATGGAGAAGGTGGTCTTGGCGCGCGGCATGTCCCCGCGCTCGTCCAGGTACCCCGCGCGCTGGGCCAGCCCGGTCAGCGTGCCGGTGGCGTCGAAGAAGTCGACGAAGAAGAAGGTGAACACCACGCTGAGCAGGCCCAGCCCGAGCGCCCCGCCGACGTCCATCTGGCCGACCAGGTCCGCCGGCCAGATCGGGGCGGCGACCACCCCATTGGTGAACCCGGGGAAGGCCTGCAGCGCGCCGTCGGCGCCGCCGGGGTAGACCGGCACCCGGGTGAGGATGGCGATCAGGGAGGTGGCCAGGATGCCCCACAGGATGGCGCCCTTGACCCGCAGCTGGAGCAGCACGGCGGACAGCAGCAGGCCGACGACGGCGAGCCACCCGGTCGGCTCGGTCAGGGAGCCCAGGCCGACCAGGGTCGCCTCGTTGGTCACCACCAGGCCGGCGTTGCGCAGCCCGAGGAAGGCGAGGAAGGCGCCGATGCCGGCGGTGATGGCGAGCTTGAGGCTCATCGGGATGGCCATCACGATCGCCCGCCGGGCGCCGATCACGCTGAGCACCACGAACAGCAGGCCGGAGATGAACACCGCGCCGAGCGCCGTCTGCCACGGCACCCCCATGCCGGCGACGACGGTGTAGGAGAAGAACGCGTTCAGGCCCATCCCGGGGGCCTGCGCGAAGGGGTAGCGGGCGA contains:
- a CDS encoding ECF transporter S component, whose translation is MAFLWPLLAESGATLTDGTTAPLVLGVVVLAVLAVLFVGLADGGIDVKAIAVLGLLAALGAVLRPLAAGTAGVETVFVTIILGGRVLGPGFGFVLGSTTIFASALLTGGVGPWLPFQMLGASWVGLGAGLLPGRARGGRELAVLAAYGAVASLGYGLLMNLSFWPFQLGGATALSYVPGAGVGENLHRFVLYSVTTSLGWDLGRAITTAVGVLVLGRPVLATLRRAARRARFGPPAGPAEPARPAGPSRRPAAAPAVQEVTQSPPERGRRPDLSA
- a CDS encoding NCS2 family permease: MSTRTDTGTTPARRRTAAGPLDRFFGITAAGSTVPRELRAGFTTFLTMSYILFVNPQVLATAIDIPNAFVQLLMTTAIAACFGSLAMGLIARYPFAQAPGMGLNAFFSYTVVAGMGVPWQTALGAVFISGLLFVVLSVIGARRAIVMAIPMSLKLAITAGIGAFLAFLGLRNAGLVVTNEATLVGLGSLTEPTGWLAVVGLLLSAVLLQLRVKGAILWGILATSLIAILTRVPVYPGGADGALQAFPGFTNGVVAAPIWPADLVGQMDVGGALGLGLLSVVFTFFFVDFFDATGTLTGLAQRAGYLDERGDMPRAKTTFSMDGLAAMFGAFMGTSTTTAYVESAAGIEDGGRTGLTSTTTGVLFAASMFLWPVAGAVPGAATAPALILVGAMMMEGIRHIAWDEISEGVPAFLTILSMPLTFSIANGVSFGVITYCAIKLFTGRGRQVHPILYVVAALLVARYVFLAE